The following proteins are co-located in the Lentimicrobium sp. L6 genome:
- a CDS encoding CDP-glycerol glycerophosphotransferase family protein gives MIGILLYIDPASTSALLYIIIAIAATLGFALRGFFYKVKNLFLGKGFVNTNDFEHIDIIFYSEGKQYWHVFSPIIKALVNRDIECAYISSDENDPGLKYNSPLLHTKYIGNLTMTSVYLNKLKAKFVGMTTPQLDVMMIRRSKHVKHYAHIVHAPIDVFTYRKFAFDYFDSVFCSGPHQMEGIRKLEEKRGTHKKQLLETGFTVYDKMLEDIKSLPKPNKSRPVVLIAPTWKEYSIINRFGLDFFENLLKDDSYDIILRPHPQTYVSHPKLIAQIEERLKNERHVSIDRESLGTESMLKADMMISDLSGVFWDFIFLYSKPVLLLKTDFESIEGFEGSELDYEMWEMRERSKAGQVFDENDIKNISGIVRNLLDHPPLTQLEELRDQSVYHFGHAGETAANQILEIVEKINMNQQ, from the coding sequence ATGATAGGGATTCTACTATATATTGATCCAGCTTCAACTAGTGCTTTACTGTATATTATTATTGCAATTGCTGCTACTTTAGGCTTTGCTTTACGTGGCTTTTTCTATAAAGTTAAAAATCTATTTCTTGGAAAAGGCTTTGTGAACACAAATGATTTTGAACATATTGACATCATCTTTTATTCCGAGGGAAAACAATATTGGCATGTTTTTTCTCCTATCATTAAAGCCCTTGTAAACAGAGACATTGAATGCGCCTATATTAGCTCTGATGAAAACGACCCTGGATTAAAATACAATTCCCCTCTTTTGCATACCAAATATATTGGTAACCTGACCATGACTTCGGTTTATTTAAACAAACTGAAAGCTAAATTTGTTGGGATGACAACACCTCAACTAGACGTGATGATGATACGCCGCTCTAAGCATGTTAAGCATTACGCACACATCGTTCATGCTCCAATTGATGTATTTACCTATAGAAAATTTGCATTTGACTATTTTGATTCTGTATTTTGCTCAGGTCCTCATCAAATGGAAGGAATAAGAAAGCTAGAAGAAAAAAGAGGCACCCATAAAAAACAACTACTAGAAACTGGTTTCACAGTCTATGACAAGATGTTAGAAGATATCAAAAGCCTACCAAAACCAAACAAATCAAGACCCGTTGTTTTAATTGCACCAACCTGGAAAGAATACTCTATTATCAATAGGTTTGGCCTTGATTTCTTTGAGAACCTATTAAAAGATGATTCCTACGATATTATTTTACGTCCTCACCCACAAACCTATGTGAGCCATCCTAAACTTATTGCTCAAATAGAGGAGCGATTGAAAAACGAAAGACATGTTAGCATAGATAGAGAGTCCCTCGGAACAGAAAGTATGCTTAAAGCTGATATGATGATCAGCGATTTATCAGGAGTCTTTTGGGATTTTATATTTCTTTATTCTAAACCAGTATTGCTTTTAAAAACCGACTTTGAATCCATCGAAGGTTTTGAAGGGAGTGAGTTAGATTATGAAATGTGGGAAATGAGAGAAAGGAGTAAAGCCGGTCAAGTGTTTGATGAAAACGACATTAAAAACATAAGTGGCATAGTAAGGAATTTACTTGACCATCCTCCTCTTACCCAATTAGAAGAATTAAGAGACCAATCTGTTTACCATTTTGGCCATGCTGGTGAAACAGCTGCCAATCAGATTTTGGAGATTGTAGAGAAAATAAATATGAACCAGCAATAA
- a CDS encoding phosphonoacetaldehyde reductase: protein MQIVFKENRAELTELIKVKKYKNIFLVKGGKSYTESGAKKFIEDTFQITDSFSGFDNNPQIEDLKKGIENFQQKPYDCIIAIGGGSVLDMAKLISVFTHQSHSIEDIILNNSKINNQKTPLLAIPTTSGTGAEATAFSVLYVNKKKYSVASKTMLPNYAYLSSSFSLTANKYLTACTGADAFCQAVESIWSINSNSESQEYALKAIELAWKNLPKAVNNNAKAKELMLEASFLAGKAINISKTTAPHAISYAFTSYYGIPHGHAVSLSLAYFFEFNCYVSQSNCNDKRGKEEVLNRLKKILSILGSNETTIKNDLNSFFKSIGLENKISILIESFNPELIIENVNIQRLKNNPRNIESKELQNFINLLEQD, encoded by the coding sequence ATGCAGATAGTATTTAAAGAAAATAGAGCGGAATTAACGGAACTTATTAAAGTCAAAAAATACAAGAATATCTTTCTGGTAAAAGGAGGCAAATCTTATACAGAATCTGGAGCTAAGAAATTTATTGAAGATACATTTCAAATCACAGATAGTTTCTCTGGCTTTGATAATAATCCACAGATAGAAGATTTAAAAAAAGGTATTGAAAATTTTCAGCAAAAGCCTTACGATTGTATCATTGCCATTGGAGGCGGAAGTGTTTTGGATATGGCAAAACTAATTAGTGTTTTTACCCACCAAAGTCATAGTATTGAAGATATTATCTTAAATAATAGTAAGATTAATAATCAAAAGACTCCCCTATTAGCTATTCCTACCACTTCTGGAACAGGGGCAGAAGCTACAGCATTCTCTGTTTTATATGTAAACAAGAAAAAGTATTCAGTAGCCAGCAAAACCATGCTCCCCAATTATGCTTATTTGTCTTCTTCCTTCTCATTAACTGCAAATAAATATTTAACGGCTTGTACTGGCGCAGATGCTTTTTGTCAAGCAGTTGAGTCAATTTGGAGCATCAATTCAAATTCTGAATCCCAAGAATATGCCTTAAAAGCTATTGAACTTGCATGGAAAAACCTTCCCAAAGCTGTAAACAATAATGCCAAAGCAAAAGAACTGATGCTAGAAGCATCCTTTTTGGCTGGGAAGGCCATCAATATCAGTAAGACCACAGCCCCACATGCCATATCTTATGCCTTCACTAGTTATTATGGAATCCCTCATGGACATGCCGTTAGTTTAAGCTTAGCTTATTTTTTCGAATTCAATTGCTATGTATCTCAGTCCAATTGCAATGATAAAAGAGGGAAAGAGGAAGTATTAAACCGATTAAAAAAGATTTTAAGCATATTGGGTTCAAACGAAACCACAATAAAAAATGATTTAAACAGTTTTTTCAAATCAATTGGTCTAGAAAACAAAATCTCTATATTAATAGAGAGTTTTAATCCAGAATTGATAATAGAGAATGTGAATATTCAAAGGTTGAAAAACAATCCTCGAAATATAGAATCAAAAGAACTACAAAATTTTATTAATCTATTAGAGCAAGATTAA
- the aepY gene encoding phosphonopyruvate decarboxylase translates to MIKPSHFYNFLIKKNISFFTGVPDSLLKDICAYITDNTSAQNHIIAANEGNAIALAAGYHMATNKIPMVYMQNSGIGNAVNPLLSLTDEEVYKIPLLMMIGWRGEKKDEPQHIKQGKVTADLLDAMKIPYLILDDDEQKAQIQLEEAILKINETNTAFAIIIRKGTFEKYSIKNKLKTNYSLLREDAIKIIVNQLSGDELIVSTTGKTSRELFEYRVEKNQKHNADFLTVGSMGHASQIALGIALNKPNRKIICIDGDGALLMQMGGLSIIGAQSPKNLLHIVINNGAHESVGGQPTVAFGLDIPQIAIANKYKSAVQVANAQELELALKKLTENSYPALIEILTKTGSRDNLGRPTIKPVDNKTNFMQNLAQ, encoded by the coding sequence ATGATCAAACCTAGCCATTTCTATAATTTCCTAATAAAAAAGAACATAAGCTTTTTTACAGGAGTTCCTGATTCATTATTAAAAGATATATGTGCCTATATTACAGATAATACTTCTGCACAAAACCACATCATTGCTGCAAACGAAGGGAATGCAATTGCTCTTGCTGCTGGATATCACATGGCGACAAATAAAATACCCATGGTCTATATGCAAAATTCAGGTATAGGAAATGCTGTCAACCCACTTCTCTCCCTTACTGATGAAGAAGTATACAAAATTCCTTTATTGATGATGATTGGATGGCGCGGTGAAAAAAAAGATGAACCCCAACATATAAAGCAAGGAAAAGTTACAGCTGATTTGCTGGATGCGATGAAGATTCCTTATCTGATACTTGATGATGACGAACAAAAAGCTCAGATTCAATTAGAAGAAGCAATACTTAAAATTAATGAGACCAACACTGCTTTCGCTATTATCATAAGAAAAGGAACTTTCGAAAAATACAGCATCAAGAATAAACTAAAAACTAATTATTCTCTTTTGCGTGAGGATGCCATAAAAATCATTGTAAACCAATTGAGCGGCGATGAACTAATTGTTTCTACAACCGGCAAAACTTCACGAGAACTTTTCGAATACAGAGTTGAGAAAAACCAAAAACATAATGCCGATTTCTTAACCGTAGGTTCCATGGGACACGCTAGTCAAATTGCACTTGGAATTGCATTGAACAAACCCAATAGGAAAATCATCTGCATTGACGGTGATGGCGCTTTATTAATGCAAATGGGTGGTCTTTCTATTATTGGAGCTCAATCACCCAAAAACCTTTTGCACATAGTCATAAATAATGGTGCGCATGAGTCCGTTGGAGGACAACCTACGGTTGCATTTGGACTTGACATTCCTCAAATTGCCATAGCCAACAAGTATAAATCTGCAGTGCAAGTAGCAAATGCTCAAGAATTAGAACTTGCATTGAAAAAGTTGACAGAAAACTCTTATCCTGCACTTATTGAAATATTAACCAAAACAGGTTCACGTGATAATCTTGGTCGACCAACAATTAAACCTGTTGACAATAAAACAAACTTTATGCAAAATCTAGCTCAATAG
- a CDS encoding T9SS type A sorting domain-containing protein codes for MKYIISFLLLFSISITYLQSQNTKTQKESEIPKFFTIDEIEYFPLQELDWLLDSAYNYLSSPELIWRPSRITRIADRTLTGLPLVFEELGYDSQLEEYFIKIKHTWEYPDINNRNVYTKSLFSIYQETGLTTPYSRYTYINDENGLVSEINEEFYNNSWYGEKTVSYMSNTENYTERYFRNNENEEWNFRGKGHNYDDIINQRLVSYSMEYLDTIVKSYWYYNSEGHKFLFERYFRDDNNFWLKKYKANYMYNDNNEEIGYNHYYFTDNNWIHLDSIINTYDDFGFLNSTTWIQWRSSGYWKFKEKTDYVNDSLGNILMELSFNDIADTVWVRSQKWEYIFNNNHQMIEKVKSSFYADINSFRNRTKWNWEYDNDLLLSYSIYTWDIADSFWLPKEAERTEYDNQNRKIFFIKERRDSTNQYWVPDYKTEEEYFDSEIQIIRSGVYFDYNVNESIWDSTSKGLTYWNKYLTSTNELPINTFKLYPNPSTEFIIIESDIYHSQKTTYEIFDIQGHILNSGKLSPDGMIKINQLTKGQYFVKVYNPEGRALTLSFVKN; via the coding sequence ATGAAATATATTATCTCTTTTTTATTGTTATTTAGTATATCTATAACATATCTGCAGTCTCAAAATACTAAAACGCAAAAAGAAAGCGAAATTCCGAAATTCTTTACTATTGATGAGATCGAGTATTTTCCACTACAAGAATTAGATTGGTTATTGGATTCTGCTTACAATTATTTAAGTTCACCCGAACTCATTTGGAGACCAAGCAGAATAACAAGAATAGCTGACAGAACTTTAACAGGTCTTCCATTGGTATTTGAAGAGCTAGGTTACGATTCACAACTCGAGGAATATTTTATAAAGATTAAACATACTTGGGAGTACCCTGATATCAATAATAGAAATGTATATACGAAGTCTTTATTTAGTATTTATCAAGAAACTGGATTAACTACACCTTATTCAAGATACACCTACATTAATGATGAAAACGGTCTTGTTTCTGAAATCAATGAAGAGTTTTATAATAATTCATGGTATGGGGAAAAAACAGTATCTTATATGTCAAATACTGAAAACTATACTGAGAGATATTTTAGAAACAATGAAAACGAAGAATGGAATTTTAGAGGAAAAGGTCATAATTATGATGATATAATTAATCAGCGACTCGTATCCTATTCTATGGAATATTTAGATACTATAGTAAAATCATACTGGTATTATAATTCTGAAGGCCACAAATTTTTGTTCGAGAGATATTTTAGGGATGACAACAATTTTTGGCTTAAAAAGTATAAAGCAAATTATATGTATAATGATAATAATGAAGAAATTGGATACAACCATTATTACTTTACCGACAACAATTGGATTCATTTAGATTCTATTATAAACACTTATGATGATTTTGGGTTTTTAAATTCAACAACTTGGATACAATGGAGGTCAAGTGGATATTGGAAATTCAAAGAAAAAACAGACTATGTTAATGATAGTTTAGGTAACATTTTAATGGAGTTGAGCTTTAACGATATTGCTGACACCGTTTGGGTAAGATCTCAAAAATGGGAATACATTTTTAATAACAATCATCAAATGATCGAAAAGGTTAAAAGCTCTTTTTATGCTGATATAAACAGTTTCAGAAATAGGACTAAATGGAATTGGGAATATGATAATGATTTATTATTAAGCTATAGTATATACACATGGGACATTGCAGATTCGTTTTGGTTACCTAAAGAAGCAGAAAGAACAGAATATGACAACCAAAATAGAAAAATATTCTTTATAAAGGAGCGAAGAGATTCAACAAATCAATATTGGGTTCCAGATTATAAGACAGAAGAAGAATATTTCGACTCAGAAATACAAATTATTCGTAGTGGAGTTTACTTTGACTATAATGTAAATGAAAGTATTTGGGATAGTACCTCAAAAGGTCTTACATATTGGAATAAATACCTCACCAGTACCAATGAACTCCCAATAAACACCTTCAAGCTCTACCCTAATCCAAGTACAGAATTCATTATTATTGAATCTGATATTTACCATTCACAAAAAACAACTTATGAGATTTTTGATATACAAGGGCATATCCTTAATTCAGGAAAACTCTCTCCTGATGGAATGATTAAAATTAATCAATTGACAAAAGGCCAGTATTTTGTGAAAGTTTATAATCCTGAAGGCAGAGCATTGACTTTGAGTTTTGTAAAGAATTAA
- a CDS encoding YidC/Oxa1 family membrane protein insertase, with product MSPFIYIIEQILLFSYSITGNYGISIIILSFSISLLLLPVFIYIEKSKKKDDIVKKKMQPLIDEIKRVYKGQERFYYIKTINRQHNYSSFKALIPILSLLLQIPFFIAAYQFLENFEPLNGVSFWFIPNLSQPDGFLGSINILPIIMTLVNLITVYFYTKNGDSGERKQMLVLAIAFLVLLFNLPSGLVLYWTMNNVFSFFRLFITNPEVFQSKKTYPINRIKTDYKENLFSLRIIFTALVTIAFVSQFIWAFQHNFDDIYLRLGFAFFFSFVLTFIAFLFIIIFRNNREAIVNFKVSPFYFNSLLFLSIYFFIAANLYFSGENKELYIITLIVLILSQFVGYVYTLRAKRNTNKYLFIPTQIILISLLVYQLLVSSSVLNGEEFSFSIAKLNLIITPSSWSDLILPGFLFSFITMFYYYSIVPKSRNAKTQTSFQIYSLSIFYVLGLIFFWNPILSLASFPEAFEYTGIDIIKNNILIFIISSAIALSIYFLIPSRFKQSILILVLIAVITTFINTSIIPIDLGSLQINKFEKEANLATASYYYILEAFILLILVYYSRKILLSKKSRLLKFGLIALNIIIISQSLNSSIQSDSFYRTNSKQEMVETFDPNQDLIRFSKTEKNIVFILPDMFQGWSMNKILKDNPEYKDVFSGFVWYPNTLSISRVTNTSVPGMLGGFEFYPNILNQDSLTSNRVKTTNAMKNLIHKAHDKDFQITMTKFPYTNMDDISHNHKLPIWSDHWNLHKNELNIAKATDNGFKILTQNALFYSAPLFLKPKIYNQMKLGSSETESLNERRKNTWIAKKYNFLRLLPYISTAEDENPNFIMIYSSVPHFPWNYIDDDGVLISDVSPTKSAQWSLEKFALWIKWMKDNDVYDNTKIVIASDHGTTWEKYKPGLDIDNPFKNYEDKGQLLYDMLFQLNALLFVKDYNSQGQVKEDWRMMSNADVNSIMFEEENPTIGAPPKHRTLTGYVSWWNKKIDTETQYNIQHGYQVKNNIFDANNWEKINTK from the coding sequence ATGTCACCTTTTATATATATTATTGAGCAAATTCTATTGTTCAGTTATAGTATAACCGGAAATTACGGTATATCAATTATCATATTAAGCTTTTCTATATCTCTTCTATTATTGCCGGTTTTTATCTACATTGAAAAATCCAAAAAAAAGGATGATATAGTAAAGAAAAAAATGCAACCTCTTATTGATGAAATCAAAAGAGTGTATAAAGGACAAGAACGATTTTATTATATCAAAACCATCAACAGACAGCATAATTACAGTTCTTTTAAGGCATTAATTCCAATATTAAGTCTATTATTACAGATTCCTTTTTTTATTGCAGCCTATCAATTTCTTGAAAATTTCGAACCTCTTAATGGAGTTAGTTTTTGGTTTATACCTAACCTTAGTCAGCCAGATGGTTTTTTGGGAAGTATTAATATCTTACCCATCATTATGACATTAGTAAACCTAATCACAGTTTACTTTTACACTAAAAATGGGGACTCCGGAGAACGTAAGCAAATGTTGGTTCTTGCCATTGCATTTTTAGTTTTACTTTTCAACCTCCCCTCTGGATTAGTTCTGTATTGGACTATGAATAATGTTTTTAGCTTTTTCCGATTATTCATTACTAACCCTGAAGTGTTTCAAAGTAAAAAGACCTATCCCATAAATCGAATAAAAACCGATTATAAAGAGAACCTTTTCTCCCTAAGGATCATTTTTACTGCCTTAGTAACAATAGCCTTCGTTTCACAGTTTATCTGGGCCTTTCAACATAATTTCGATGATATTTACCTAAGGTTAGGTTTTGCATTTTTTTTTAGTTTCGTTCTAACTTTTATTGCATTCCTATTTATAATTATTTTTAGAAATAACAGGGAAGCTATTGTCAATTTCAAAGTTTCTCCTTTTTACTTTAATTCATTATTATTTCTTTCCATATATTTCTTCATTGCGGCAAATTTATATTTCTCTGGCGAGAACAAAGAATTATATATCATCACTCTTATTGTATTAATACTATCTCAATTCGTAGGATATGTATATACTTTAAGAGCAAAAAGAAATACAAATAAATATCTTTTTATCCCTACACAAATTATCCTAATTAGCTTGTTGGTATATCAGCTTTTAGTCTCTAGTTCGGTATTAAATGGTGAAGAATTCTCCTTTTCTATCGCAAAACTAAACCTAATAATAACCCCTTCCTCTTGGTCTGATTTAATTTTGCCTGGTTTTTTGTTTTCTTTTATTACCATGTTTTATTATTATTCAATAGTTCCAAAAAGTAGGAATGCCAAAACTCAAACTAGTTTCCAAATCTATTCTCTTTCAATTTTTTATGTTCTAGGTTTAATTTTTTTCTGGAATCCAATCTTAAGTTTAGCTTCATTCCCAGAAGCATTTGAATACACTGGTATTGATATTATTAAAAACAATATTCTCATTTTTATAATATCATCAGCTATAGCTTTAAGCATTTATTTCTTGATACCAAGTAGATTTAAGCAGTCCATTCTGATATTAGTCCTTATTGCTGTAATTACGACATTCATAAATACCTCTATAATACCTATTGATTTAGGAAGTTTACAAATAAATAAATTTGAGAAGGAAGCCAATCTTGCTACAGCCTCATATTATTATATTTTAGAGGCATTTATTCTTCTTATTCTTGTCTATTATTCCAGAAAAATCCTTTTATCAAAAAAATCTAGGTTATTGAAATTTGGATTAATAGCCCTTAATATAATAATCATTAGTCAAAGCTTAAACTCTTCAATTCAATCTGACAGTTTTTATAGAACAAACTCCAAACAAGAAATGGTAGAAACATTTGATCCAAACCAGGATCTCATCCGCTTCTCAAAAACTGAAAAGAATATCGTTTTTATCCTTCCTGATATGTTCCAAGGTTGGAGTATGAACAAAATCCTAAAAGACAATCCAGAATACAAAGATGTTTTTTCGGGCTTTGTTTGGTATCCAAACACTCTATCAATCTCTAGAGTTACAAACACGTCTGTACCAGGAATGTTAGGGGGATTTGAATTTTATCCAAACATACTAAATCAGGATTCTTTAACTTCAAACAGAGTTAAAACTACCAATGCAATGAAAAATCTTATTCATAAAGCCCATGATAAAGATTTTCAAATTACTATGACTAAATTCCCATATACCAATATGGATGATATTAGCCACAATCATAAACTCCCTATTTGGAGTGACCATTGGAATTTACATAAAAACGAACTAAATATTGCTAAAGCAACTGATAATGGCTTTAAAATCCTTACCCAAAATGCATTGTTTTATTCTGCCCCATTATTCCTTAAACCAAAAATTTACAACCAAATGAAATTAGGGAGTTCAGAAACAGAATCACTGAATGAAAGACGAAAAAACACTTGGATAGCAAAGAAATATAATTTTCTTCGCTTGCTCCCTTATATTTCAACAGCAGAGGATGAAAACCCAAATTTTATTATGATATATTCTAGTGTCCCACATTTTCCTTGGAATTATATTGATGATGATGGAGTATTAATTTCGGATGTTTCTCCTACTAAAAGTGCTCAATGGTCTCTCGAAAAATTTGCGCTTTGGATCAAATGGATGAAAGACAATGATGTTTATGATAACACAAAAATAGTGATTGCCTCAGATCATGGAACCACCTGGGAAAAGTATAAACCAGGTTTAGATATTGATAATCCATTCAAAAATTACGAAGATAAAGGCCAATTGCTTTATGATATGTTATTTCAGCTGAATGCCCTACTATTTGTTAAGGACTATAATAGCCAAGGACAAGTAAAAGAAGACTGGAGAATGATGAGTAATGCTGATGTTAATTCAATTATGTTTGAAGAAGAAAACCCAACTATTGGAGCTCCTCCAAAGCATAGAACACTTACTGGTTATGTATCTTGGTGGAATAAGAAAATAGATACCGAAACTCAATATAACATACAACATGGTTATCAAGTTAAGAATAATATTTTCGATGCAAATAACTGGGAAAAAATTAATACCAAATAA
- the aepX gene encoding phosphoenolpyruvate mutase: MNNIVYVGMSADMVHPGHLNIIKEAAKLGEVTIGLLTDKAIASYKRLPALEYEQRKIIIESIKGVSQVIPQHELDYSVNLKKIKPAFVVHGDDWKDGIQKITRQRVIETLNEWGGKLHEVPYTKGISSTQLNQSLKEIGTTPQIRMAKLRRLIDAKPIVRVMEAHNGLTGLIVENLTVDKEGKKKEFDAMWLSSLTDSTAKGKPDIEAVDVTSRLHSLNDILEVTTKPIIYDGDTGGIPEHFLFTVKTLERLGVSAIIIEDKTGLKKNSLFGTDVAQTQDSIENFCLKIETGKKAQITDTFMIIARIESLILKQGMEDALKRAKAYIQAGADGIMIHSKEKSSDEILEFCEKYKQFENKKPLIVVPSSYNHIYESELIEAGANVVIYANHLLRSAYPAMVDVAKTILENERSSEVNDRCMPIKEILTLIK; encoded by the coding sequence ATGAATAATATAGTTTATGTGGGGATGAGTGCAGATATGGTTCATCCTGGTCATTTGAACATTATAAAAGAAGCTGCCAAATTAGGAGAAGTTACGATTGGTTTATTAACTGATAAAGCCATAGCCTCCTATAAAAGATTACCAGCTTTGGAATATGAGCAACGTAAAATAATCATTGAAAGTATAAAAGGGGTTAGCCAAGTTATTCCTCAGCATGAATTAGATTACTCTGTTAATTTAAAGAAGATAAAACCTGCATTTGTAGTGCATGGCGATGATTGGAAAGATGGAATTCAAAAAATAACACGCCAAAGGGTCATTGAAACTCTTAATGAATGGGGTGGTAAACTTCATGAAGTACCTTACACCAAAGGAATATCCTCAACCCAGCTTAACCAAAGTTTAAAAGAAATAGGAACTACCCCTCAAATTAGAATGGCAAAATTAAGACGATTAATTGATGCCAAACCAATTGTAAGAGTGATGGAGGCTCACAATGGTCTTACTGGTCTTATTGTAGAAAATCTAACTGTTGATAAAGAGGGTAAGAAGAAAGAATTTGATGCCATGTGGCTAAGTAGTCTCACGGATTCAACAGCAAAAGGAAAGCCAGATATTGAAGCTGTTGATGTTACCTCAAGATTACATAGCTTAAATGATATTTTGGAAGTAACAACCAAACCTATTATTTATGATGGTGACACTGGTGGTATTCCTGAACATTTCTTATTCACAGTAAAAACATTAGAACGTCTTGGGGTATCTGCTATCATTATTGAAGATAAAACAGGCTTAAAGAAAAACTCTCTATTTGGAACTGATGTTGCTCAAACACAAGATTCTATTGAGAATTTCTGTCTAAAAATAGAAACTGGAAAGAAAGCTCAAATTACTGATACTTTCATGATTATTGCTCGTATTGAAAGCCTTATTTTAAAGCAAGGTATGGAGGATGCTTTAAAAAGAGCAAAAGCCTATATTCAAGCTGGTGCCGATGGTATTATGATTCATAGTAAGGAAAAAAGCTCAGATGAGATTTTAGAGTTTTGTGAGAAGTACAAGCAATTTGAAAATAAGAAACCATTGATTGTTGTTCCATCAAGCTATAATCATATTTACGAAAGTGAACTCATTGAAGCAGGTGCTAATGTGGTCATTTATGCCAATCATTTATTACGTAGCGCTTATCCAGCCATGGTTGATGTAGCAAAAACCATCCTAGAAAACGAGCGCTCCAGCGAAGTTAACGATAGATGTATGCCAATTAAAGAGATTCTTACTCTTATCAAATAA